One window of Zalophus californianus isolate mZalCal1 chromosome 3, mZalCal1.pri.v2, whole genome shotgun sequence genomic DNA carries:
- the TEX51 gene encoding testis-expressed protein 51 isoform X2: MLLLLVGCLLPAINGKSCLHCWPQLPALMDYDLQILWGSPGPPRELSQSLRSLFLKRDYVFLEPWYLDHDHMEEATAKLFNHVDKAIKKFRDDKPSLLEEINVQKQVFTDRLNQMSEKLKEKACNKSCDIHSTLEVINCANCKTHLLTCKDPTLCPARTWSTFPWVVSLGIILLLAAIAGSGWYIFCHKKRRREAENELGMETPDRMNRAVHWSEPRSQLLSGGSLISEFQ; the protein is encoded by the exons ATGCTGCTTCTCCTGGTTGGCTGTCTCTTGCCTGCCATCAATGGGAAGAGCTGCCTCCACTGCTGGCCACAACTGCCTGCATTGATGGACTATGACCTGCAGATTCTTTGGGGCTCCCCAGGGCCACCCAGAGAGCTCTCCCAAAGCCTCCGCTCCCTATTCTTGAAAAGGGATTATGTCTTCTTAGAACCCTGGTATCTTG ATCATGACCATATGGAGGAAGCAACAGCCAAATTATTCAATCACGTAGATAAAGCCATCAAGAAGTTTCGAGATG ATAAACCATCGCTTCTGGAAGAGATTAATGTCCAGAAACAGGTGTTTACTGACAGGCTGAATCAGATGTCTGAGAAGCTGAAGGAGAAGG CCTGCAATAAGTCTTGTG ACATACACTCCACACTGGAGGTCATCAATTGTGCCAACTGCAAGACACACCTTCTTACCTGCAAAGACCCAACTCTCTGCCCAG CCAGGACCTGGAGTACCTTCCCGTGGGTTGTGAGCCTTGGCATTATTCTGCTTCTGGCCGCCATAGCTGGAAGTGG ATGGTACATTTTCTGCcacaagaagaggaggagggaagcagaAAATGAGCTGGGAATGGAGACCCCTGACAGAAT GAACCGGGCAGTCCACTGGTCTGAACCAAGATCGCAGTTGCTGTCAGGAGGCTCCCTGATCTCTGAGTTCCAGTAA
- the TEX51 gene encoding testis-expressed protein 51 isoform X4, with amino-acid sequence MLLLLVGCLLPAINGKSCLHCWPQLPALMDYDLQILWGSPGPPRELSQSLRSLFLKRDYVFLEPWYLDHDHMEEATAKLFNHVDKAIKKFRDDKPSLLEEINVQKQVFTDRLNQMSEKLKEKACNKSCDIHSTLEVINCANCKTHLLTCKDPTLCPARTWSTFPWVVSLGIILLLAAIAGSGRNRAVHWSEPRSQLLSGGSLISEFQ; translated from the exons ATGCTGCTTCTCCTGGTTGGCTGTCTCTTGCCTGCCATCAATGGGAAGAGCTGCCTCCACTGCTGGCCACAACTGCCTGCATTGATGGACTATGACCTGCAGATTCTTTGGGGCTCCCCAGGGCCACCCAGAGAGCTCTCCCAAAGCCTCCGCTCCCTATTCTTGAAAAGGGATTATGTCTTCTTAGAACCCTGGTATCTTG ATCATGACCATATGGAGGAAGCAACAGCCAAATTATTCAATCACGTAGATAAAGCCATCAAGAAGTTTCGAGATG ATAAACCATCGCTTCTGGAAGAGATTAATGTCCAGAAACAGGTGTTTACTGACAGGCTGAATCAGATGTCTGAGAAGCTGAAGGAGAAGG CCTGCAATAAGTCTTGTG ACATACACTCCACACTGGAGGTCATCAATTGTGCCAACTGCAAGACACACCTTCTTACCTGCAAAGACCCAACTCTCTGCCCAG CCAGGACCTGGAGTACCTTCCCGTGGGTTGTGAGCCTTGGCATTATTCTGCTTCTGGCCGCCATAGCTGGAAGTGG CAGGAACCGGGCAGTCCACTGGTCTGAACCAAGATCGCAGTTGCTGTCAGGAGGCTCCCTGATCTCTGAGTTCCAGTAA
- the TEX51 gene encoding testis-expressed protein 51 isoform X3, which produces MLLLLVGCLLPAINGKSCLHCWPQLPALMDYDLQILWGSPGPPRELSQSLRSLFLKRDYVFLEPWYLDHDHMEEATAKLFNHVDKAIKKFRDDKPSLLEEINVQKQVFTDRLNQMSEKLKEKDIHSTLEVINCANCKTHLLTCKDPTLCPARTWSTFPWVVSLGIILLLAAIAGSGWYIFCHKKRRREAENELGMETPDRIRNRAVHWSEPRSQLLSGGSLISEFQ; this is translated from the exons ATGCTGCTTCTCCTGGTTGGCTGTCTCTTGCCTGCCATCAATGGGAAGAGCTGCCTCCACTGCTGGCCACAACTGCCTGCATTGATGGACTATGACCTGCAGATTCTTTGGGGCTCCCCAGGGCCACCCAGAGAGCTCTCCCAAAGCCTCCGCTCCCTATTCTTGAAAAGGGATTATGTCTTCTTAGAACCCTGGTATCTTG ATCATGACCATATGGAGGAAGCAACAGCCAAATTATTCAATCACGTAGATAAAGCCATCAAGAAGTTTCGAGATG ATAAACCATCGCTTCTGGAAGAGATTAATGTCCAGAAACAGGTGTTTACTGACAGGCTGAATCAGATGTCTGAGAAGCTGAAGGAGAAGG ACATACACTCCACACTGGAGGTCATCAATTGTGCCAACTGCAAGACACACCTTCTTACCTGCAAAGACCCAACTCTCTGCCCAG CCAGGACCTGGAGTACCTTCCCGTGGGTTGTGAGCCTTGGCATTATTCTGCTTCTGGCCGCCATAGCTGGAAGTGG ATGGTACATTTTCTGCcacaagaagaggaggagggaagcagaAAATGAGCTGGGAATGGAGACCCCTGACAGAAT CAGGAACCGGGCAGTCCACTGGTCTGAACCAAGATCGCAGTTGCTGTCAGGAGGCTCCCTGATCTCTGAGTTCCAGTAA
- the TEX51 gene encoding testis-expressed protein 51 isoform X1, which yields MLLLLVGCLLPAINGKSCLHCWPQLPALMDYDLQILWGSPGPPRELSQSLRSLFLKRDYVFLEPWYLDHDHMEEATAKLFNHVDKAIKKFRDDKPSLLEEINVQKQVFTDRLNQMSEKLKEKACNKSCDIHSTLEVINCANCKTHLLTCKDPTLCPARTWSTFPWVVSLGIILLLAAIAGSGWYIFCHKKRRREAENELGMETPDRIRNRAVHWSEPRSQLLSGGSLISEFQ from the exons ATGCTGCTTCTCCTGGTTGGCTGTCTCTTGCCTGCCATCAATGGGAAGAGCTGCCTCCACTGCTGGCCACAACTGCCTGCATTGATGGACTATGACCTGCAGATTCTTTGGGGCTCCCCAGGGCCACCCAGAGAGCTCTCCCAAAGCCTCCGCTCCCTATTCTTGAAAAGGGATTATGTCTTCTTAGAACCCTGGTATCTTG ATCATGACCATATGGAGGAAGCAACAGCCAAATTATTCAATCACGTAGATAAAGCCATCAAGAAGTTTCGAGATG ATAAACCATCGCTTCTGGAAGAGATTAATGTCCAGAAACAGGTGTTTACTGACAGGCTGAATCAGATGTCTGAGAAGCTGAAGGAGAAGG CCTGCAATAAGTCTTGTG ACATACACTCCACACTGGAGGTCATCAATTGTGCCAACTGCAAGACACACCTTCTTACCTGCAAAGACCCAACTCTCTGCCCAG CCAGGACCTGGAGTACCTTCCCGTGGGTTGTGAGCCTTGGCATTATTCTGCTTCTGGCCGCCATAGCTGGAAGTGG ATGGTACATTTTCTGCcacaagaagaggaggagggaagcagaAAATGAGCTGGGAATGGAGACCCCTGACAGAAT CAGGAACCGGGCAGTCCACTGGTCTGAACCAAGATCGCAGTTGCTGTCAGGAGGCTCCCTGATCTCTGAGTTCCAGTAA